Proteins co-encoded in one Sparus aurata chromosome 18, fSpaAur1.1, whole genome shotgun sequence genomic window:
- the LOC115568518 gene encoding uncharacterized protein LOC115568518, protein MDSWTLQGDSYSFLRSAPRTFSLCHRDGTPNHVEIFDIINVPSQRSAISETTCLCDIFGDDCESPALSRGPAVGTFVPSQREVDGTAAASPLVDDPNDSSGSYHTAPGSSEGEEGFEDSRERLYSPPLQSRSSERRQPEGEGLSSGNPDVPEDSRLNLDPNSRLPIPQLSTASPSSEVFETRQRTPSPANKSPFTPTPERTVSSLSSASVDKRYSPSPPNTRQGHSQADQRGITPTFKNRHNSPSHQSSTPSPSLVNCVSLSSSESVNTRSLPESRVAQISPVPSNSPSPRPTSKDFSSDFTESRAIPSSPLPSSRSTELSSQSRETLVTPEPKKRPYSSDTQASSPFPELRGRVSLPDLFSRGSTPDIQDSTCTPELISDLSTAERDTTTTPESESARLSVEPLSAVSTPAPRYTPPSPVVSIATSPELDSSSVLSELSRTAPSPGLLSAASPVTAGTRTPSPGPSHKKGHISPEVGTKVSSPVASYSLSPSPEVTSDCSPIQHRYTAPSPEIRITASSPEVSRREGISEVESASPLSEPRFDSTSRSLTSSPHITRISYSVVQPEDRDSPPFPELSHLSSPEPDRPLVSPDARSPTPRKDNCIRSCSTGTPRDSPHILVIPTSVLQPEITVSHQPRYQTPSPRPKHHTPSPEPRYQSPLSDKYRSPSPHYRSKEPSPVAPSPEPRSPQYLPINLCPEYSPQYIQPTPPLRNTPEVVGDSGDITDTHLAEECVSPSFELDRGDKSVVAEINSRSPVVAVDSPLSVSPLLTEESIDSSLKQQSTERGAPPKEANLQDNSSVVSFPEEKQAISPTFYLNEDTDNNNNSTIELKSPSPNPLVSKDTSPSISLVQRASSKSPVQRSENPQPQFTNSSQAPESSSSLKSTCTRDHSSRQLSNSVRCENRERFTEDMAHHANRRRTPSPPLTRFTPVHILAPEKPYRHWQNRGHSPTRVVASSPSGNLKKAVTNRESPNVAPVDNNSQAQWVRLGTQLEMEREMQLEEERVVGRERQMDREMERESKREEQLPEKGKGWQGDASYRGEQVELSFNARNRKGPVCRRAAPTSRETRQGLPTVHSCSESLLATRQLQQQQSLLRFASQQDTRGGGSGRRLQPPAPQNKNSAPGRVAVNRSCRSSSSSMGSELDEADNEVKWFTDLAFSSLSSPEVDYLDMYNSSHRSSTNISQPSTQESPAGVNAAWLAYADFKGSAPKLDNDELSFQQPSACYSDGLDPSRQYELGSFECVDVALEREDSRKVRRGVPKRQILLKRKDHADGKQDESSENSSPGLPLMMESPSLEGHSRETYVRQHSTPAAMQECYTCERSPEPNQQHERNSKLQKSASLDETCTKTKMATCLIKSVLSKKMQSVDKQPDEQAREEVSPGFEENSPPTESAVAPLTESSKPDAYNLSSSLQSDYSLSSEGVSMRGEPSTKDEAKPPKSFGLRPSNRPSSSSSSRSVSFSQTGSEEADSQSRNASSLRSEIRSELKLPLDIKQSRSELQREDDSNTWEVGDSANATAGNTGAPSATGASSMQARATNRDQECENTEDHKELKQSDKGAYTSKTQEITLKAVEKKKASLNVCLTPEAENKPLVSSPDLSYREREEREETGVDEKTEEEEENGNNQGKVPIHKVRDVRRLVKNTYNLSFKATSAVMTSDVNEERIETLNEERREHLNKERRKEIKEERREEVMAEEDREIRQDIGRAERREEREQESRVERKEAQKEEAKDSKMLIMSPPLQSKGNPPSRPQPMQIEYKAVCWKEDKNKMLSSTKDSENLSDKPLASSKHVTELSRESQCLQNYTTGDTAAKSCQQDLNIATEIQETVTEMHKVPDNEDKPVVRTDRKPPMLGSLPKLPSKEREVSTAVVLIRDGSSKTKTSATQEVISAPPQAPTASPSPGPTTHGSTQGSSGHSVSMLLKEKGYQADIGAVVGDNQNAAGGKGVPRKHVNCLEIPLQTTIPSDEVRIESHRERTFSSSTTSGPSAVSDNKDTLPKTTREEEGVSNKLPLKDTARQKSASPLRNTLEQTPPPIKQKEVGDFETIKRLDPTFPPRSPAIRRFRPQPIEVKSLSKEIQKQDMPTNSTGNNRPQTIEVKSIAKNSQKPAVPPKPSCKFKPADLGAMPNEAQRPSTMTSTVKQQGEERPQTIVVSSPTIYRKISNESTLTSNYTRKLAVSAVSSLKPPPCKTTATTISNPSNQSTAPSETEPSHDRAQQPQPEVSPQSSSHTQRPTALATAPTSATGSGITSVPVTFSDPMANQVHGPASAGPNQSSMPAVTEPDSQPQHPRMAYPHEQAMPVTSNNIKQPAAVSTIQVPGYTQQPYRRSFSSERSQRTDDLRFYASDDPPSYDERESFSPLMLPDLPPRRSNRYQPSSRPPPCSCTVGCPSHPGITPPHHHRSPHTLTPPAPSHSPGQALPYPVAQLPLRPHQCRPDPQQMNYQPGSPKSSPLGPSQPPAMYQPLHQPPPCAPHQPPPCPPHPSFMQACPADRPLQPPQHIDSRRPPLHRSPQQQPPGMAGAPYSESGHSHSPGLPPMDPQYLCGPQSLGPSFGSEYGGDGSSLYSESSYGQTPRRVLLDPETGKYFYIEVPVQPLRKMLFDPETGQYVEVLIPQQAMSHSGLYPPSAAPYPSLHNPNMYAPAAQYMPYAAPPPPPAPPQAQPQPPRYPEASAAPKMHPSGPGVSYRSPSGQASKPEPLNHLPLDQSYLESMYYVPTGMNASPNPTPPDYYHKHPPNLPPAGGKRS, encoded by the coding sequence ATGGACAGCTGGACTCTCCAGGGGGACAGCTACTCCTTTCTGCGCAGTGCGCCCCGCACATTTTCCTTGTGCCATCGTGACGGCACCCCCAACCACGTTGAAATCTTTGACATCATCAACGTCCCTAGTCAGCGCAGTGCAATCTCTGAGACTACCTGCCTATGTGATATTTTTGGAGACGACTGTGAGTCACCAGCGCTCTCCCGCGGCCCTGCTGTAGGGACTTTTGTCCCTTCCCAGAGGGAGGTGGACGGGACAGCTGCTGCATCACCTCTTGTGGATGACCCGAACGACTCATCCGGCTCTTACCACACTGCACCGGGCTCcagtgaaggagaggagggattTGAAGATTCAAGAGAAAGGCTTTACAGCCCCCCGTTGCAAAGCAGGTCTTCAGAGAGGAGGCAGCCAGAGGGCGAGGGACTGAGCTCAGGGAATCCAGATGTGCCTGAAGACAGTCGCCTAAATTTAGACCCAAATAGCAGATTACCTATACCTCAGCTTAGTACAGCTAGCCCATCATCTGAAGTCTTCGAAACTCGTCAAAGGACCCCCTCCCCTGCAAATAAAAGCCCCTTTACCCCGACTCCAGAGAGAACAGTGTCATCCTTATCTTCTGCCTCAGTTGACAAAAGATATTCCCCATCACCACCTAACACTAGACAAGGACATTCACAAGCTGATCAAAGGGGAATCACTCCTACTTTCAAAAATAGACACAATAGCCCCTCACATCAGTCTTCAACTCCAAGTCCCTCCCTTGTGAACTGTGTCAGCTTGTCCTCTTCTGAATCAGTGAACACCCGATCATTGCCTGAGTCCAGGGTAGCACAGATCTCACCTGTGCCAAGCAACAGTCCTTCACCTCGGCCAACATCCAAAGATTTTTCTTCAGATTTTACAGAATCTAGAGCCATCCCTTCATCTCCCTTACCTTCATCCAGGAGTACAGAGTTATCATCCCAGTCAAGAGAAACTCTGGTCACCCCTGAGCCGAAGAAAAGGCCCTACTCCTCTGATACTCAGGCATCATCTCCTTTTCCAGAGCTCAGAGGGAGGGTCTCCCTTCCTGATCTCTTTAGCAGAGGCTCCACACCTGATATACAAGACTCTACCTGCACCCCTGAGCTGATTTCAGATCTgtccactgcagagagagacaccACAACTACTCCAGAGAGCGAAAGTGCAAGGTTATCAGTTGAACCCCTCAGTGCTGTGTCTACACCTGCCCCACGATACACACCTCCATCACCTGTCGTTTCAATAGCAACATCTCCTGAGCTGGACAGTAGCAGTGTGTTATCTGAATTAAGTCGCACAGCTCCCTCACCGGGCCTACTCAGTGCTGCTTCTCCAGTTACAGCTGGGACAAGAACTCCCTCTCCTGGTCCCTCACATAAAAAAGGACATATTTCACCTGAAGTTGGGACCAAAGTGTCTTCACCTGTGGCAAGTTATAGTTTATCTCCATCACCTGAAGTTACAAGCGACTGCTCTCCCATTCAGCACAGATATACCGCTCCCTCACCTGAAATCAGGATTACAGCATCCTCACCTGAGGTCAGTAGGAGGGAGGGGATTTCTGAAGTGGAGtcagcctctcctctctcagagCCTCGCTTTGACTCCACATCAAGAAGTCTCACTTCATCCCCTCATATCACAAGGATTTCTTACTCTGTTGTTCAGCCAGAGGACAGGGACAGTCCCCCATTTCCTGAgctctctcatctctcctcccCGGAGCCTGATAGGCCACTTGTGTCCCCTGATGCAAGAAGCCCTACCCCAAGAAAGGACAACTGTATACGGAGCTGCTCCACTGGTACACCACGAGACTCACCTCATATATTAGTCATCCCGACCTCCGTCCTGCAGCCTGAAATAACTGTGTCACATCAGCCCAGGTACCAAACACCTTCACCTCGGCCAAAACATCACACTCCATCCCCTGAGCCAAGATATCAATCCCCATTATCTGACAAATATCGAAGTCCCTCACCTCATTACAGAAGTAAGGAGCCATCTCCTGTTGCCCCATCTCCTGAACCAAGGTCTCCTCAGTATTTACCAATAAACCTCTGCCCAGAATACAGCCCTCAGTATATACAGCCTACTCCTCCTCTTCGAAATACACCTGAAGTTGTGGGGGATTCAGGTGATATTACAGACACACATTTGGCAGAAGAGTGTGTGTCACCCTCATTTGAATTAGACAGGGGAGACAAATCAGTTGTAGCAGAAATCAATAGCAGGTCACCAGTGGTGGCGGTTGATTCACCTTTGTCTGTTTCACCTCTCTTAACTGAGGAAAGCATAGACAgttcattaaaacaacaaagcacAGAGCGAGGTGCACCACCAAAGGAAGCAAACCTTCAGGATAACTCAAGCGTAGTGTCTTTccctgaagaaaaacaagccATTAGCCCCACCTTTTATCTGAACGAAGacactgataataacaataattccACAATTGAACTCAAATCTCCTTCACCTAATCCTCTAGTCTCCAAGGACACAAGTCCAAGCATTTCCCTTGTCCAGAGGGCCTCATCCAAATCACCTGTGCAGAGATCAGAAAACCCACAGCCTCAATTCACTAACTCCTCCCAGGCTCCTGAAAGCAGCAGCTCATTGAAATCCACTTGTACACGTGatcacagcagcagacagctgtCAAATAGTGTTAGatgtgaaaacagagagaggttTACCGAGGACATGGCCCACCATGCAAACAGAAGGCGGACTCCCTCTCCGCCACTCACCAGGTTTACACCTGTCCACATCTTAGCCCCTGAGAAGCCATACAGACACTGGCAGAACAGAGGCCATAGCCCCACTCGAGTTGTAGCATCGTCACCGAGTGGTAATTTAAAGAAAGCAGTGACAAACAGGGAAAGCCCCAATGTCGCCCCTGTTGACAATAATAGCCAGGCCCAATGGGTCAGGCTAGGAACGCAattggagatggagagggaaatgcagctggaggaggaaagGGTGGTAGGTAGGGAGAGGCAAATGGatagagagatggagagagagagtaagaggGAGGAGCAGCTTCCTGAAAAGGGGAAGGGGTGGCAGGGGGACGCCAGTTACAGAGGGGAACAGGTTGAGCTGTCATTCAATGCCAGGAATAGAAAAGGGCCTGTGTGTCGCAGAGCAGCTCCCACAAGCAGAGAGACCCGCCAGGGACTGCCAACAGTGCATTCCTGTTCAGAGAGCTTGCTTGCGACCAGACAGCTACAGCAACAACAGAGTCTGCTCAGATTTGCTTCCCAACAAGACACCAGGGGTGGTGGTTCTGGCAGACGGCTTCAACCTCCTGCACCCCAGAACAAGAACAGTGCACCTGGACGCGTGGCTGTAAACAGGTCCTGCCGGAGTTCCAGCTCCAGCATGGGAAGTGAGCTTGATGAGGCAGACAATGAGGTGAAGTGGTTCACAGACTTGGCTTTCAGTAGCCTATCAAGCCCTGAAGTAGATTACCTTGATATGTACAACTCAAGCCACCGTTCATCTACCAACATCTCTCAACCATCTACCCAGGAGAGCCCAGCCGGGGTCAACGCCGCCTGGCTAGCCTACGCTGACTTCAAGGGTTCTGCTCCAAAGCTGGACAATGATGAACTCTCCTTCCAGCAACCATCTGCATGCTACTCAGATGGCCTAGATCCATCAAGGCAGTACGAGCTAGGCAGCTTTGAGTGCGTAGATGTGGCCTTGGAGAGAGAGGACTCCAGGAAGGTGAGAAGAGGAGTGCCAAAGAGACAGATCCTGCTGAAGAGAAAGGATCATGCTGAcgggaaacaggatgagagcaGTGAAAATAGTAGTCCCGGGTTACCATTGATGATGGAAAGCCCCTCTCTTGAGGGTCACTCGAGAGAGACATATGTGAGACAACACAGTACACCAGCAGCAATGCAAGAATGCTACACATGTGAGCGCAGCCCTGAGCCCAATCAGCAACATGAAAGAAATTCCAAACTCCAGAAATCTGCTTCTTTGGATGAAACATGCACTAAAACCAAGATGGCTACTTGTCTAATCAAGAGTGTGTTGTCTAAGAAGATGCAAAGTGTGGATAAACAACCTGATGAGCAAGCCAGAGAAGAAGTGAGCCCTGGTTTTGAGGAAAACAGCCCACCAACAGAGAGTGCAGTGGCACCACTTACAGAGTCCTCCAAACCTGACGCATATAATCTAAGTTCCAGTCTGCAGTCAGATTATAGTCTGTCATCTGAAGGTGTTTCAATGAGAGGAGAACCAAGTACAAAGGATGAAGCCAAACCACCAAAAAGCTTTGGCCTGAGACCCAGTAACAGGCCAAGTTCATCAAGCAGCAGTAGAAGTGTTAGTTTTTCACAGACTGGGAGTGAAGAGGCTGATTCTCAAAGCAGGAATGCATCTTCACTGAGATCTGAGATTAGATCAGAATTGAAATTGCCATTGGATATTAAACAGTCAAGAAGTGAATTACAACGAGAAGATGACAGTAACACATGGGAGGTCGGTGACTCAGCAAATGCCACTGCTGGGAACACAGGAGCTCCTTCTGCCACCGGAGCCAGCAGCATGCAGGCCAGGGCGACAAATAGAGACCAGGaatgtgaaaacacagaggACCATAAAGAACTGAAGCAGAGTGACAAGGGTGCCTACACATCAAAAACGCAGGAGATTACACTCAAAGctgtggagaaaaagaaagcctCCCTAAATGTGTGTCTCACACCTGAGGCAGAAAACAAACCTTTGGTTTCTTCGCCAGACTTGTCTTACAGAGAAAGGGAGGAAAGGGAAGAGACTGGTGTAGAtgagaaaacagaggaagaggaagaaaatggtAACAATCAAGGCAAGGTCCCCATTCACAAAGTTAGGGATGTGAGGCGACttgtaaaaaatacatataatcTATCCTTCAAGGCAACTAGTGCTGTAATGACATCAGATGTCAATGAGGAAAGGATAGAAACTTTAAATGAGGAAAGGAGGGAACATTTAAATaaggaaaggaggaaggaaataaaagaggagaggagggaagaggtcATGGCAGAGGAGGATAGAGAGATTAGGCAAGACATAGGGAGGgcggagaggagggaagagagggaacAGGAGTCCAGGGTGGAGAGGAAAGAGGCACAAAAAGAGGAGGCAAAGGACTCAAAGATGCTAATTATGTCTCCACCTCTTCAGAGCAAAGGAAATCCTCCATCTCGTCCACAGCCAATGCAAATAGAATACAAAGCTGTTTGCtggaaagaagacaaaaataagaTGCTATCCAGCACCAAAGACTCAGAGAACCTTAGTGACAAACCGCTGGCTTCATCAAAGCATGTCACAGAGTTAAGCAGAGAATCACAGTGCTTGCAGAATTACACAACAGGGGACACAGCTGCCAAATCATGTCAACAAGATTTAAATATAGCAACAGAAATACAAGAGACTGTGACAGAAATGCATAAAGTGCCAGACAATGAGGACAAACCTGTGgtcagaacagacagaaaacctCCTATGCTTGGAAGCCTTCCCAAACTGCCCAGTAAGGAAAGAGAGGTGTCCACTGCTGTAGTGTTAATAAGAGATGGATCTAGCAAGACCAAGACATCTGCAACCCAGGAAGTTATTTCTGCTCCACCCCAAGCTCCAACTGCTTCACCTTCACCAGGGCCCACTACCCATGGCAGTACCCAAGGGAGCAGTGGTCACTCAGTTTCCATGTTATTAAAGGAGAAAGGCTATCAGGCTGACATTGGAGCCGTGGTGGGTGACAACCAGAATGCAGCCGGAGGTAAAGGAGTTCCCCGTAAACATGTGAACTGCCTGGAGATCCCTCTTCAGACCACCATTCCTTCAGATGAAGTTCGGATTGAGTCTCATAGAGAGCGGACATTCTCCTCATCCACCACATCTGGGCCTTCGGCAGTGTCTGACAACAAAGACACCCTTCCAAAGAccaccagagaagaagagggggtTAGCAATAAGCTTCCTCTAAAAGACACAGCAAGGCAAAAAAGTGCCTCTCCACTAAGGAATACACTGGAGCAAACACCACCTCCCATCAAACAGAAAGAAGTAGGAGATtttgaaacaataaaaagactAGATCCAACTTTCCCCCCAAGGTCTCCTGCAATAAGGAGATTTAGACCACAGCCAATTGAGGTTAAGTCACTGTctaaagaaatacagaaacaagATATGCCCACAAACTCTACAGGAAACAACAGGCCTCAAACCATTGAAGTTAAATCTATAGCTAAGAATTCTCAAAAGCCAGCTGTGCCTCCAAAACCAAGCTGCAAATTTAAACCTGCAGATTTAGGAGCAATGCCAAATGAAGCTCAAAGACCTTCAACAATGACATCAACTGTAAAACAGCAAGGTGAGGAGAGGCCTCAAACAATTGTAGTGTCCTCACCAACAATCTATAGAAAGATCTCAAATGAGTCGACATTGACATCAAACTATACAAGAAAACTAGCTGTATCTGCAGTATCCAGCCTCAAACCTCCACCttgcaaaacaacagcaacaaccaTCTCCAATCCGTCGAACCAGTCAACAGCACCATCAGAGACAGAGCCCTCTCATGACAGAGCTCAACAGCCACAGCCAGAGGTCTCACCTCAGAGCTCTAGTCATACGCAGAGGCCCACAGCCTTAGCTACAGCACCAACATCAGCCACTGGCTCAGGTATAACCTCAGTTCCAGTTACATTTTCTGACCCGATGGCAAACCAAGTACATGGTCCAGCCTCAGCTGGACCCAACCAGTCAAGCATGCCAGCTGTTACAGAACCAGACAGCCAACCACAACATCCCAGGATGGCATACCCTCATGAACAAGCTATGCCAGTAACttcaaacaatataaaacaaccTGCTGCTGTTTCCACAATACAAGTGCCAGGATACACACAGCAGCCATATCGCAGATCATTCTCCAGCGAGCGTTCCCAGAGGACAGATGATCTGCGTTTTTATGCCTCAGATGACCCCCCAAGCTATGATGAAAGAGAGAGCTTCAGTCCCCTCATGCTCCCAGACCTGCCTCCTAGGAGATCAAATCGTTATCAACCCTCTTCCCgccctcctccctgctcctgcACAGTTGGCTGCCCTTCCCACCCTGGTAtcactcctcctcatcatcaccgCAGCCCCCATACCCTCACCCCTCCTGCCCCTTCACACTCTCCAGGCCAGGCACTACCTTACCCAGTGGCTCAGCTGCCTCTCCGTCCCCACCAGTGCAGACCTGACCCTCAGCAGATGAACTACCAGCCTGGTTCTCCCAAATCAAGTCCTCTTGGTCCAAGTCAGCCACCAGCCATGTACCAGCCTCTCCATCAGCCCCCTCCCTGCGCTCCCCACCAGCCCCCTCCCTGCCCTCCCCACCCCTCATTTATGCAAGCCTGCCCTGCCGACCGCCCCCTGCAGCCACCTCAGCATATTGACTCTCGACGACCCCCCCTCCACAGATCCCCACAGCAACAGCCACCAGGCATGGCTGGGGCTCCTTACAGCGAATCTGGCCACAGCCACTCTCCTGGTCTTCCTCCTATGGATCCCCAGTACCTGTGTGGCCCTCAAAGCTTGGGGCCTTCTTTTGGCTCTGAATATGGGGGTGACGGCTCCAGTTTGTACTCAGAAAGTAGCTATGGACAGACGCCTCGCAGAGTGCTCTTAGATCCTGAGACAGGAAAGTATTTTTATATTGAAGTGCCTGTGCAGCCACTAAGGAAAATGTTGTTTGACCCAGAGACTGGCCAATATGTGGAGGTGCTCATCCCACAGCAGGCAATGTCACATTCTGGCCTGTATCCTCCTTCAGCAGCCCCCTATCCATCTCTCCACAACCCCAACATGTATGCCCCTGCTGCGCAGTACATGCCCtatgctgctcctcctcctcccccagccCCTCCCCAGGCTCAGCCCCAGCCACCCCGATATCCTGAGGCCTCTGCAGCACCAAAAATGCACCCAAGCGGGCCTGGTGTCAGCTACAGGAGTCCCTCTGGTCAGGCATCTAAGCCAGAACCCCTAAACCATCTACCATTGGACCAGAGCTACCTGGAGAGTATGTATTATGTCCCTACAGGGATGAATGCAAGCCCCAATCCCACCCCACCAGACTATTACCACAAACATCCCCCCAACCTACCCCCAGCGGGGGGGAAAAGGTCCTAA